One genomic window of Solanum dulcamara chromosome 10, daSolDulc1.2, whole genome shotgun sequence includes the following:
- the LOC129870052 gene encoding putative 1-phosphatidylinositol-3-phosphate 5-kinase FAB1C has product MGVLPESLILNLIEKVKSWISWGTSGLNMDVDSGKTCWECKMKFTGSCNKYNCQICNGVFCGDCCMHTHGSLDVVASGSEGKVVDIKSCKFCSELRTWNNGVGKYKDQNYPFESPRESTESTSPNFNSDRFDGYSSHTPVKSSFTTFSSHPSPISLRHSPSRSDEDEGGNSTNQFFSPSSSYFHDTSDIDSSSVSTRHEFYSLRSAGSSPSDSPSRIRFTSNRVGHSVQQDQNETPRSQSDGPFDQEASYVLRRLQKGTKDPETADDSVGNLSSHHNQLEKQQKPFDLRNSDLIWFPPPPDEDDEDANNFFTYDDEDAEIGVSGAIFSSSASLTTMDKEPVDHREPMKAVVQGHFRALVLQLLQGEGIKSGKESGADAWVDIVTSLAWQAANFVKPDTSEGGSMDPGYYVKVKCVASGSPRESTFIKGVVCTKNIKHKRMTSHCKNARLLLLGGSLEYERVPNQLASFNTLLQQERDHLKMIVSKIDAHHPNVLLVEKSVSSHAQEYLLEKEISLVLNVKRPLLEWIARCTGALITPSIDNIAMARLGYCELFHLEKVSEEHEPPNQFNKKPSKTLMFFDGCPTRLGCTVLLRGLCCEELKKVKNVFQYAVFAAYHLSLETSFLADEGASLPKVSIIPSIVTPEKTSADNAISVISHTASPARQQRVDNDPHNHVGSANCYVDVGLPVTLVKHHYPPFKDPPTLDDSGDRDVLSTACLENLPLFHAHDIPVESVEIKNHTSRGSRVTLGQGESQPRESPELSKLEKSDEFEPSNELYSATDSHQSILVSFSSRCILNGSVCERSRLLRIKFYGSFDKPLGRYLQEDLFGEIPSCQSCKEPAEDHVICYTHQQGNLTIHVRRQPSVKLPGEWDNKIWMWHRCLKCVHIEGVPPATHRVVMSDAAWGLSFGKFLELSFSNNATANRVASCGHSLQRDCLRFYGCGSMIAFFRYSPIEILSVCLPPSTLAFSSYKEQEWLRKETDELLCKAKALYAEISSAFQRIEEKNSSVEHDLSDKTELDDCIMELKDLLMKEKSDYHDFLQTADAETSERGQAAVDILELNRLRHSLVIASHVWDRRLLSVESLFQENSGSEDTGSCSGMIDWRNDMFQKNDPLEHVYEETEPEFSNLDEYPQKPFQSEQEETHGSHCGLEDSIFTSREFEKTQDMQMEGENAVNGTSLERAPSAGSVLSDQIDSAWTGTDRSPQNAQLNMTLQRNGSEAAPFRQLSQLDYPPIARLKSPARVNSFDSALRLQERIRKGLPPSSLHLSAIRSFHSSGDYRNMIRDPVSSVQRTYSQMSPNEAQKFNLLMNSSPSFISYSSLIHDGARLMVPHNGFNDIVIAVYDNEPTSIILYALTSKEYKDRVTDKPNMAERGWNTNGIRKENGVASNVSRWQSFGSLDMDYIYHGSYGSEDASSTISSLFADSKTSPHLRISFEDESSNGGGMVKFSVTCYFAKQFDALRKRYCPDELDFIRSLSRCKRWTAQGGKSNVYFAKSLDERFIIKQVQKTELESFEEFGPDYFKYLTDSVSSRSPTCLAKVLGIYQVSVKHLKGGRETKMDLIVMENLFFGRTISKVYDLKGSLRSRYNADKTGANNVLLDMNLLETLRTKPMFLGSKAKRSLERAVWNDTSFLASVDVMDYSLLVGVDEERKELVLGIIDFMRQYTWDKHLETWVKASGILGGPKNASPTIVSPKQYKKRFRKAMTSYFLTVPDQWSS; this is encoded by the exons ATGGGAGTACTACCTGAAAGTTTAATTCTTAATTTGATTGAGAAAGTTAAATCTTGGATTTCGTGGGGAACGAGTGGATTAAATATGGATGTTGACAGTGGAAAAACCTGTTGGGAATGCAAGATGAAGTTTACTGGTTCTTGCAACAAGTACAATTGCCAAATTTGCAATGGAGTTTTCTGTGGTGATTGTTGTATGCACACTCATGGATCTTTGGATGTTGTTGCATCTGGATCAGAAGGGAAAGTAGTTGATATTAAGTCTTGCAAGTTTTGTTCTGAGTTAAGGACTTGGAATAATGGTGTTGGGAAGTATAAAGACCAAAATTATCCTTTTGAGTCTCCTAGAGAAAGCACAGAATCAACATCACCAAATTTCAATAGTGACAGATTTGATGGTTATTCTTCACATACACCAGTTAAGAGTAGTTTTACAACCTTTTCAAGCCATCCGTCTCCGATATCTCTACGTCACTCGCCAAGCAG GAGTGATGAAGACGAAGGAGGGAATTCAACAAACCAATTTTTTAGTCCGTCAAGTAGCTATTTTCATGATACTTCAGATATAGATTCGAGTAGTGTTAGTACTAGACATGAATTTTACAGCTTAAGGTCAGCTGGATCAAGTCCATCGGACAGCCCCTCTAGGATTCGTTTTACTTCCAATAGAGTTGGGCATTCTGTACAGCAAGATCAAAATGAGACTCCAAGGTCTCAGAGTGATGGTCCCTTTGATCAAGAAGCCTCATATGTTTTAAGAAGGCTTCAGAAAGGGACGAAGGATCCAGAGACTGCTGATGACAGTGTTGGAAATTTGTCCTCGCATCACAATCAGTTAGAGAAGCAGCAAAAGCCATTCGATCTTAGAAATAGTGATCTCATATGGTTTCCTCCTCCACCTGATGAAGATGACGAGGATGCAAATAATTTCTTCACATATGATGATGAGGATGCTGAAATTGGAGTGTCTGGTGCGATATTTTCTTCAAGTGCGAGCCTTACCACCATGGATAAAGAGCCTGTGGATCACAGGGAACCTATGAAAGCTGTTGTACAGGGCCATTTCAGGGCTCTTGTCTTACAGCTATTGCAAGGTGAAGGAATAAAATCGGGGAAAGAAAGCGGTGCTGATGCCTGGGTTGACATAGTTACATCACTAGCATGGCAAGCTGCAAATTTTGTGAAGCCAGATACTAGTGAAGGGGGCAGCATGGATCCTGGTTATTATGTAAAGGTTAAATGTGTAGCTTCTGGAAGCCCAAGGGAGAG CACCTTTATTAAAGGAGTAGTCTGTACGAAGAATATTAAACACAAGCGCATGACTTCACACTGCAAAAATGCTAGATTGCTTCTGTTAGGAGGATCACTTGAGTACGAAAGAGTTCCCAATCAGTTGGCATCTTTCAACACATTGTTGCAGCAG GAAAGGGATCATCTGAAGATGATTGTTTCAAAAATTGACGCCCACCATCCTAATGTGCTACTTGTGGAGAAAAGTGTATCTTCTCATGCTCAGGAGTATCTACTGGAAAAAGAGATCTCTTTGGTGTTAAATGTTAAGCGGCCACTTCTGGAGTGGATAGCCAGGTGCACTGGTGCTCTTATAACCCCGTCCATCGATAACATAGCCATGGCAAGATTGGGATATTGTGAGCTCTTTCATTTAGAAAAAGTTTCTGAAGAGCATGAACCTCCAAACCAGTTCAACAAGAAGCCATCAAAGACTTTGATGTTTTTTGATGGTTGTCCGACGCGTTTAGGTTGCACG GTCTTGCTGAGGGGTCTGTGTTGTGAAGAGCTCAAGAAAGTGAAGAATGTCTTCCAGTATGCAGTCTTTGCGGCATATCATCTGTCCCTTGAGACATCGTTCCTTGCTGATGAGGGTGCTAGTCTACCTAAAGTTTCCATAATACCTTCAATTGTTACACCAGAGAAGACATCTGCTGATAATGCTATTTCAGTGATTTCTCATACTGCTTCCCCGGCTAGACAGCAGAGAGTTGATAATGACCCACATAATCATGTAGGATCTGCCAACTGCTATGTGGATGTTGGTTTACCAGTAACGTTGGTGAAGCATCATTACCCTCCTTTTAAAGATCCACCCACCCTAGATGATTCTGGAGACAGAGATGTTCTCTCTACTGCATGCCTTGAAAATTTACCATTGTTTCATGCGCATGATATACCTGTTGAATCTgttgaaataaaaaatcatacCAGTCGAGGATCACGAGTAACTTTAGGTCAAGGGGAGAGTCAACCAAGAGAATCACCAGAGCTCTCAAAGCTTGAGAAATCAGATGAATTTGAACCCTCTAATGAATTATATTCAGCTACTGACAGTCATCAAAGCATATTAGTATCATTTTCAAGTCGATGTATTCTAAATGGAAGTGTATGTGAACGTTCTCGGCTTCTTCGCATAAAGTTTTATGGCTCTTTTGACAAGCCACTTGGGCGATATCTTCAGGAAGATCTTTTTGGTGAG ATACCTTCCTGTCAATCATGCAAGGAGCCAGCTGAGGACCATGTCATTTGTTATACACATCAGCAAGGGAACCTTACTATACATGTTAGACGGCAGCCCTCAGTGAAGCTGCCTGGTGAGTGGGACAACAAGATATGGATGTGGCATCGATGCCTCAAGTGTGTGCATATAGAAGGAGTCCCACCAGCAACTCACAGAGTAGTAATGTCAGATGCTGCTTGGGGACTCTCATTTGGGAAGTTCTTGGAACTGAGTTTTTCAAACAATGCAACTGCCAACCGTGTTGCTAGCTGTGGTCATTCTCTCCAAAGGGACTGCCTCCGGTTTTATGG GTGTGGAAGTATGATTGCATTCTTCCGCTATTCTCCTATTGAAATTCTGTCAGTTTGTCTACCCCCATCAACTCTTGCGTTCAGTAGCTACAAAGAGCAGGAGTGGTTACGGAAAGAAACAGATGAG CTATTGTGCAAAGCCAAAGCCTTGTATGCTGAGATATCCAGTGCTTTTCAAAGGATTGAAGAGAAAAATTCCTCTGTAGAACATGATCTATCTGATAAAACTGAGCTGGATGACTGCATCATGGAGTTGAAAGACTTACTTATGAAAGAAAAGAGTGATTACCAT GACTTTCTTCAAACTGCTGATGCAGAAACTTCAGAACGAGGTCAGGCAGCGGTTGACATTCTTGAACTTAATCGCTTGAGGCATTCCCTTGTGATTGCTTCACATGTTTGGGATCGTCGGCTTTTATCTGTGGAATCTCTCTTCCAAGAGAACTCTGGTTCAGAGGATACTGGATCTTGTAGTGGGATGATAGATTGGAGAAATGACATGTTTCAGAAAAATGACCCTCTCGAGCATGTCTATGAAGAGACCGAACCTGAATTCTCAAACTTAGATGAATATCCTCAGAAACCTTTTCAGTCTGAACAGGAGGAGACTCATGGGTCACATTGTGGGCTGGAAGACTCCATATTTACCTCACGTGAGTTCGAGAAAACGCAGGACATGCAGATGGAAGGAGAGAATGCAGTTAATGGAACATCCTTGGAACGAGCTCCTTCAGCTGGTTCTGTTCTTTCTGATCAGATAGATTCTGCTTGGACTGGTACTGATCGATCTCCCCAAAACGCTCAGTTAAATATGACATTACAACGAAATGGATCTGAAGCTGCTCCTTTCAGGCAACTGAGTCAACTTGATTATCCTCCTATTGCAAGGCTAAAATCACCAGCAAGAGTTAACTCCTTCGACTCTGCACTGAGACTTCAAGAAAGAATCAGGAAGGGATTGCCGCCTTCTTCACTGCATTTATCAGCAATTAGATCTTTTCATTCTTCTGGAGACTATAGAAATATGATCAGAGACCCTGTTTCCAGTGTTCAGAGAACTTATTCTCAAATGTCACCCAATGAAGCTCAGAAATTTAATCTCCTAATGAATTCATCACCCTCATTTATTTCGTATTCATCTCTTATACATGATGGAGCCAGGTTAATGGTTCCACACAATGGCTTCAATGACATTGTAATAGCTGTTTATGACAATGAACCTACTAGCATAATATTGTACGCTCTTACTTCCAAAGAGTATAAAGACCGGGTAACTGATAAGCCAAATATGGCTGAAAGGGGTTGGAACACGAATGGCATCAGGAAGGAGAATGGAGTGGCTTCTAATGTTTCAAGATGGCAGTCGTTTGGCTCTCTAGACATGGATTATATCTATCATGGAAGCTATGGTTCTGAAGATGCTTCCAGTACAATTAGTTCCCTCTTTGCAGATTCCAAGACTTCCCCTCACCTAAGGATCTCTTTTGAGGACGAATCTTCAAATGGTGGCGGAATGGTGAAGTTTTCTGTCACTTGTTACTTTGCTAAGCAGTTTGATGCTCTCAGGAAGAGATACTGTCCTGATGAACTGGACTTTATACGGTCTTTAAGTCGTTGTAAGAGATGGACTGCTCAAGGCGGAAAGAGCAATGTTTATTTCGCTAAGTCACTGGATGAAAGATTCATAATAAAACAAGTTCAAAAAACTGAGTTAGAATCTTTTGAAGAATTTGGTCCCGACTACTTCAAATATCTAACAGATTCTGTTAGCTCAAGAAGTCCAACTTGCCTTGCTAAAGTTCTGGGAATATATCAG GTTTCAGTCAAACATTTGAAAGGAGGCAGGGAAACAAAAATGGATTTGATTGTGATGGAGAATCTCTTTTTTGGAAGAACAATATCTAAGGTCTATGATCTTAAGGGTTCTCTACGGTCCCGTTACAATGCAGACAAAACTGGGGCAAACAATGTGTTGTTGGACATGAATCTTTTAGAAACATTGCGTACCAAGCCTATGTTTCTTGGAAGCAAAGCAAAAAGAAGCCTGGAGAGAGCTGTTTGGAATGATACATCCTTTTTGGCG